The following coding sequences lie in one Nocardioides sambongensis genomic window:
- a CDS encoding alkyl sulfatase dimerization domain-containing protein: MINKGMTGAEIAEVIELPPAVVNTWSTHGYYGSVSHNVKAIYQRYMGWFDGNPARLWAHPPQALAERHVAAIGGLDRTVELAQEAYDSGDFRWAATLLDYAVFTDADHAAARSLYADTLEQLGYGSENGTWRNFFLSGATELREGNFGTPLSANSPTIMAQLSPEQMFDAIAITVDGPRAWDFDLALDITFTDLDRSFHVTLRNGVLVYLEREPEDAAALHLRLTKPRLLGMLAGDTSTDGVEVDGDIGVLESLLGVLDPGDPDFDIVVP, translated from the coding sequence ATGATCAACAAGGGGATGACCGGCGCGGAGATCGCCGAGGTGATCGAGCTCCCGCCGGCGGTCGTCAACACCTGGAGCACACACGGCTACTACGGCTCGGTCTCCCACAACGTGAAGGCGATCTACCAGCGCTACATGGGCTGGTTCGACGGCAACCCGGCCCGTTTGTGGGCGCACCCGCCGCAGGCCCTGGCCGAGCGTCACGTCGCCGCCATCGGCGGCCTGGACCGGACCGTCGAGCTCGCCCAGGAGGCCTACGACTCGGGCGACTTCCGTTGGGCCGCGACGCTGCTGGACTACGCGGTCTTCACCGACGCCGACCACGCCGCCGCCCGGTCGCTGTACGCCGACACGCTGGAGCAGCTCGGCTACGGCTCCGAGAACGGCACGTGGCGCAACTTCTTCCTCTCCGGAGCCACCGAGCTCCGCGAGGGCAACTTCGGGACGCCGCTGTCCGCGAACTCGCCCACGATCATGGCGCAGCTGTCGCCGGAGCAGATGTTCGACGCGATCGCGATCACCGTCGACGGTCCCCGCGCCTGGGACTTCGACCTGGCCCTCGACATCACCTTCACCGACCTGGACCGCAGCTTCCACGTGACGCTGCGCAACGGCGTGCTGGTCTATCTCGAGAGGGAGCCGGAGGACGCAGCGGCGCTCCACCTGAGGCTGACCAAGCCACGCCTGCTCGGGATGCTCGCCGGGGACACCTCGACGGACGGTGTCGAGGTCGACGGCGACATCGGCGTGCTGGAGTCGCTGCTCGGCGTACTCGACCCGGGCGACCCGGACTTCGACATCGTCGTCCCCTGA
- a CDS encoding ABC transporter permease, producing the protein MTGTLLLLRTLWPAQRRRLAVWVAAAVAGMALTALSIAQLYDTPAKVRSYGEAVVSDALVAINGRVEGIDTLGGIIQDEFGFIASFLMPLIGIALVAAMTRAEEESGRLEALLAGRIDRRAPVLATLILVVAAIAVMVLGFTAALLAAGIDLGSAVLYSLALGSVSLVFAALAAVCAQLVLHSRGVHALGFAALGASYLLRGVGDVNDSFWVWLSPLGWLEKTAPFASQRWWVLLVPAAVTLVLAGTAVLLAGRRDLGAAVHRPGPGASAASRLLVRPVGLAARGQAGELVGWLIGSLALAGVMGALAQEVVDAILGNASLTRAMGIDQDTAADGFLALTQVYLALVACGYVVQAVGTLRAEEASGRLEPMLAGSTGRLRWFAARMLVIVAGLVAIVVLSALVFGATTALSTGRSGYLGTLLQAGLAYLPAELVVAAVAAALYGFVPRAFGLAWALFAGVAFIGLLGSGLQLDQWVLDLSPLTHVGNPPAGDVDGSALGWLAAVTVVLGAAAGVGFRRRRVPST; encoded by the coding sequence ATGACCGGCACGCTCCTGCTGTTGCGCACCCTGTGGCCGGCGCAGCGCCGGCGGCTGGCCGTCTGGGTCGCCGCCGCCGTGGCCGGCATGGCCCTCACCGCCCTGTCGATCGCGCAGCTCTACGACACCCCCGCCAAGGTGAGGTCCTACGGCGAAGCGGTGGTGAGCGACGCACTCGTCGCGATCAACGGGCGGGTCGAGGGCATCGACACCCTCGGCGGCATCATCCAGGACGAGTTCGGCTTCATCGCCTCCTTCCTGATGCCGCTGATCGGCATCGCCCTGGTCGCGGCGATGACCCGCGCCGAGGAGGAGTCCGGCCGCCTCGAGGCGCTGCTGGCCGGGCGGATCGACCGGCGGGCGCCGGTGCTGGCCACCCTGATCCTCGTGGTCGCCGCGATCGCGGTGATGGTGCTGGGCTTCACCGCAGCGCTGCTGGCCGCCGGGATCGATCTGGGGTCAGCGGTGCTGTACTCCCTCGCACTCGGCTCGGTCAGCCTGGTCTTCGCTGCCCTCGCCGCCGTGTGCGCCCAGCTGGTGCTGCACAGTCGTGGGGTCCACGCGCTGGGCTTCGCGGCGCTGGGGGCGTCGTACCTGCTGCGCGGGGTGGGGGATGTCAACGACTCGTTCTGGGTCTGGCTCTCGCCACTCGGCTGGCTGGAGAAGACCGCGCCCTTCGCGAGCCAGCGCTGGTGGGTGCTGCTGGTGCCGGCGGCCGTCACGCTCGTCCTGGCCGGGACCGCGGTGCTGCTGGCGGGCCGACGCGACCTCGGCGCCGCCGTGCACCGGCCCGGTCCCGGCGCCTCCGCCGCGTCGCGGCTGCTGGTCCGGCCGGTCGGCCTCGCCGCGCGCGGTCAGGCCGGGGAACTGGTGGGCTGGCTGATCGGGTCGCTGGCCCTGGCCGGCGTGATGGGCGCGCTCGCCCAGGAGGTCGTCGACGCGATCCTGGGCAACGCGTCGCTGACGAGGGCGATGGGGATCGACCAGGACACCGCCGCCGACGGGTTCCTCGCCCTCACCCAGGTCTACCTGGCGCTCGTCGCCTGCGGGTATGTCGTCCAGGCCGTGGGGACGCTGCGGGCCGAGGAGGCGTCCGGACGCCTGGAGCCGATGCTCGCCGGCAGCACCGGCCGCCTGCGCTGGTTCGCCGCCCGGATGCTCGTCATCGTCGCCGGGCTCGTGGCGATCGTCGTACTGTCCGCACTCGTCTTCGGAGCGACGACCGCGCTCTCCACCGGCCGGTCGGGGTATCTGGGGACGCTGCTGCAGGCCGGCCTGGCCTACCTGCCGGCCGAGCTCGTCGTGGCCGCGGTGGCCGCTGCCCTCTACGGGTTCGTCCCGCGGGCCTTCGGGTTGGCCTGGGCGCTCTTCGCCGGTGTCGCCTTCATCGGCCTGCTCGGCTCGGGCCTCCAGCTGGATCAGTGGGTGCTCGACCTCTCCCCGCTCACCCACGTCGGCAACCCGCCCGCGGGAGACGTGGACGGCTCGGCGCTGGGCTGGCTGGCGGCGGTCACCGTCGTGCTCGGCGCGGCCGCCGGCGTCGGGTTCCGACGACGGCGGGTCCCGTCGACCTGA
- a CDS encoding alkyl/aryl-sulfatase translates to MDQNEPTASIESAHAELLRTFPFSDVEDFEDADRGFIATLDDPAVRNADGDVVWDASTFDFLSGDAPTSVNPSLWRQGQLVAKHGLYQVVEGLYQVRGFDLSVVSFIEGETGVVVVDPLLTAETAVAALALYREHRGDRPIVAVVYTHSHIDHFGGIFGMVSQEEVDDGKVQIVAPDGFLEHAIAENVYAGTAMSRRSAYMYGATLARGPQGQVGAGLGQSTSTGEPGIIVPTLLITTTGETHTFDGVEIEFQMAPGTEAPSEMHLYFPGFRALCMAENATHTLHNLLTLRGAVVRDPHVWSQYLTEAIVLFGDKTDVLFAPTTGPRGAPTRSSRTSPSNETSTATCTTRPCG, encoded by the coding sequence GTGGACCAGAACGAACCGACCGCGTCGATCGAGTCGGCACACGCCGAGCTGTTGCGAACCTTCCCCTTCTCCGATGTCGAGGACTTCGAGGACGCGGACCGAGGGTTCATCGCGACGCTCGACGACCCGGCCGTCCGGAACGCCGACGGGGACGTCGTCTGGGACGCTTCCACCTTCGACTTCCTCTCCGGCGACGCGCCGACGTCGGTGAACCCCAGCCTGTGGCGTCAGGGACAGCTGGTGGCGAAGCACGGTCTCTACCAGGTCGTCGAGGGCCTCTACCAGGTCCGCGGCTTCGACCTCTCCGTCGTCTCGTTCATCGAGGGGGAGACCGGCGTGGTCGTGGTCGACCCGCTGCTGACCGCCGAGACCGCGGTGGCCGCGCTGGCGCTGTACCGGGAGCACCGCGGCGATCGGCCGATCGTGGCGGTCGTCTACACCCACTCCCACATCGATCACTTCGGCGGCATCTTCGGGATGGTCAGCCAGGAGGAGGTGGATGACGGGAAGGTGCAGATCGTCGCGCCGGACGGATTCCTGGAGCACGCCATCGCGGAGAACGTCTACGCCGGGACGGCGATGTCGCGGCGCTCCGCCTACATGTACGGCGCGACGCTCGCGCGCGGCCCCCAGGGCCAGGTCGGCGCCGGTCTGGGCCAGAGCACCTCGACCGGGGAGCCGGGGATCATCGTCCCGACCCTCCTGATCACCACCACCGGAGAGACCCACACCTTCGACGGGGTCGAGATCGAGTTCCAGATGGCGCCGGGCACCGAGGCGCCCAGCGAGATGCACCTCTACTTCCCCGGCTTCCGGGCGTTGTGCATGGCCGAGAACGCCACCCACACCCTGCACAACCTGCTCACCCTGCGTGGCGCGGTCGTGCGCGACCCGCACGTGTGGTCGCAGTACCTCACCGAGGCCATCGTCCTGTTCGGCGACAAGACCGACGTGCTCTTCGCCCCCACCACTGGCCCACGTGGGGCACCGACAAGGTCGTCGCGCACCTCGCCATCCAACGAGACCTCTACGGCTACCTGCACGACCAGACCCTGCGGATGA
- a CDS encoding MFS transporter — translation MLSNVATGAATGSFLTLLLPPFVTNVTGEPWRVGVVFAVLSLAAAIGPVVGSLVDRTRTHRVAYTLSLVAMAGSYALLAVDAAVEWYSPLFGLLLGAAWAAQGTIGPALIVGAGDPADVAARRLTRFNLAYPVGVLVGAVIVAVATELAWAASSIFLVCTVVLAAAALVTWLTTHDVASSIRSGEAPVPARGSRDHTARSQLTGVAFAGFLVVVFVSSLGSNGLVSQLANVMPAVYGFTDTGTALLVGLAGSLNIATLLIAGRVLARTTSLEVFTAGTLVRGLGAMAMALVGLFTTPVLVLAALTMLITYQGIPIPRLAAPDLAARLAHGSPTRANGAYFAASAIGSTVGCAAAGIAAVHSYQGVLWIAGAAGIVASAIAIAWLRPAAAPSLVSS, via the coding sequence ATGCTCTCGAACGTCGCGACGGGCGCGGCCACGGGATCGTTCCTGACCCTCCTGCTGCCGCCGTTCGTCACGAACGTCACCGGCGAGCCGTGGCGCGTGGGGGTGGTGTTCGCGGTGCTGAGCCTGGCCGCGGCCATCGGGCCGGTGGTGGGGTCGCTGGTCGACCGGACCCGGACGCACCGGGTCGCCTACACGTTGTCGCTGGTGGCGATGGCAGGTTCCTACGCTCTCCTCGCCGTCGACGCCGCCGTGGAGTGGTATTCACCGCTGTTCGGACTCCTCCTCGGAGCGGCGTGGGCAGCACAGGGCACGATCGGCCCGGCACTCATCGTCGGAGCCGGCGACCCGGCCGACGTCGCGGCGCGCCGGCTCACCCGCTTCAACCTCGCCTACCCGGTCGGCGTCCTGGTCGGGGCGGTGATCGTGGCGGTCGCGACGGAGCTCGCGTGGGCGGCGTCCTCGATCTTCCTGGTGTGCACCGTGGTGCTCGCCGCCGCAGCGCTGGTCACCTGGCTCACCACGCACGACGTGGCGTCCTCGATCAGGTCCGGGGAAGCGCCGGTGCCCGCGCGGGGGTCCCGCGACCACACCGCCCGGAGTCAGCTGACGGGCGTTGCCTTCGCGGGGTTCCTGGTCGTGGTCTTCGTCTCCTCCCTCGGCAGCAACGGACTGGTCAGCCAGCTCGCCAACGTCATGCCCGCCGTCTACGGGTTCACCGACACCGGCACCGCCCTGCTCGTGGGCCTCGCCGGCAGCCTGAACATCGCCACCCTGCTGATCGCCGGCCGCGTCCTGGCCCGCACGACCTCGCTGGAGGTGTTCACCGCCGGGACCCTCGTCCGTGGCCTCGGCGCGATGGCGATGGCCCTGGTCGGGCTCTTCACCACACCCGTCCTGGTCCTCGCCGCCCTCACGATGCTCATCACCTACCAAGGCATACCGATCCCGCGCCTGGCCGCACCGGACCTCGCCGCCCGCCTCGCGCACGGGTCACCGACACGCGCCAACGGGGCCTACTTCGCTGCCTCGGCGATCGGGTCCACCGTCGGTTGCGCTGCGGCCGGCATCGCCGCCGTCCACAGCTATCAGGGCGTGCTCTGGATCGCCGGCGCTGCGGGCATCGTGGCGTCGGCGATCGCGATCGCGTGGCTACGTCCCGCGGCGGCGCCGTCCCTCGTGTCGAGCTAG